ACAAAGTTTTTAGGTGAATACTGCATGCCTTCCTCTCAACAGTTCTCTGGATAAATAGGCCTGCCATGGACAGCTTTCCTTCCCTCCTTATTTTGGTCCCCACAGGATATCTCCTCTGTCCATTCCATTCTGGAAGATTCTGCCAATTTAACGGTCTCTGCATTTCTTTTGCTCCTCCTAGTGTAGACCCTGAGTATACCAGGTCCATTCTTCTTGTTGCTTGATGGGCTTGTATCAGTATGGCAAAGAGACTAATTGTAGAGGGGATGAGTCAGACACTTATCTCTTGTATTACAGTGATAACACTTAAGGGTAGAGTTTTGGCATGCATTATACTTGCGTAGAATCTATTGAGACTCCGGAATGTGTTGCCTTAAGGTTTGAAATAAAGATCAAGTGAGCCCCAGGTAGTTCCATTTCAGGACCTAATCATATATGCTCTTCTTCAACTTATAAATCCTTTCTtttccaaagaaaaaaaaaagaagaaattatataatatatcatTTTCTTAGTGCATCTACATCGAAATAGTAGTCTAAAATCTGTATATCAAGGTCTACATCAGTTTTGCATTGGTTATTGGCTTTAGTTTCAAGCAAGCTGTGTTTGGGAGAGCTTGCCATAAGTAATCCTATATCATAGTGCAAAATTTGGATATTGTCTGATCACTTTCcatttggattttttttcctttgtgtTAAGAATATTTTGCACCCAAGTACCAGAAAATTGCATATATTGTTAAGCAATCTAATATTATCATCCTTCACAGTCAAGACCTTTTAAGTGTCAGGGGCTTTGTAGAGTTTACATTGGTacctatataatataattatcccGGCCTTCAATTTCTGAGAGTAGGACTGGCTGGCATTTTTCTTGCTGGATTAGTTTGTTAGTTCACATGATTTTGGCAAATCCAATTATACATTCTTTGGTGCTGGTTATTACTTTTTGATGTTATTCATCTTCTACTTTAGTATAATTAAGAATTTCAGAGCCAAGTTAATTCTTCTATGCTGTTTGCAGTATTTCCTGTATCAAATTCTCCGAGGATTGAAATATATACATTCTGCAAATGTTCTGCACAGAGATTTAAAACCTAGCAATCTCCTCCTGAATGCAAATTGTGATCTGAAGATATGCGACTTCGGCTTGGCTCGTGTTACCTCAGAAACTGATTTCATGACAGAATATGTTGTTACAAGATGGTACCGAGCACCAGAATTATTGTTGAACTCTTCAGATTATACTGCAGCTATTGATGTATGGTCAGTGGGTTGTATTTTCATGGAGTTGATGGATAGGAAGCCCCTCTTTCCTGGTAGAGATCATGTGCATCAACTTCGTTTGCTTATGGAGGTAAATTTAATTACTAGATTTTGTATATTACCTTGTTATTTGGTTGAAAAAATTTAGGATCATGGAGCCCCTatgacccatataaggggcacattaccccttttcaGAActatgtgggattcaacacaccccctcacgcaCCAGAACATATTTATAGGAggtccaacatcggatgggaggctctgataccatgttaaatttgggtcaggcctaactcaccccaaaagctagttcaaggggaggagtgcctatggccctaTAAGGGGTACATTATTCTTTTTCAGAACTGATATGGGATTCAACAGTGCCATtagcattatatatatatttatagttcTTAAGTAGCATTATCTTTCTGTTAAAAATTATCCAATATGTAAGTTGATGAGTTAGCATTTCATGTCAACTGGAATATGATTATAGGAATGTGAAATCTATCATATCCATGTCTCATGTGATATAAACAGTTCTGTAATTATGTTCGTGTATATGATCAAACATTCTAAACCTTGCAGCTCATTGGCACTCCATCAGAGGCTGAGTtggagtttttgaatgaaaatgcaAAGCGATACATTCGACAACTTCCTCCCCAGCATCGCCAATCTTTCACTGAGAAGTTCCCAAGTGTCCATCCAGCAGCTATAGATCTTGTTGAAAAGATGTTAACATTTGATCCCAGGCTGAGGATTACAGGTGATTCTCTGTTCCCTAATATTCTATTCTTGGCGACATAATCGGAGGTACTTTTGCTtcattattcttttatattctGTTGGTTTGGCATAAGATTTCTACATTTCCTTTAAATGGGGTGATTTGGTGCTTCCATTATGACTCTGTTGATTGTTTGTTTGACCATAAGCGCATATGGCTTCTTGCATGCTTAGGATGGCAAAATGCAAATACCTGATGGGGCaaactttaaaaatttgatgtgcaacaaggaaaagaaaatggcaggagagaaacaaggaaaggagaaaaagaaggaaaagaatTAGATAGAAATGGAGAACAAAAGGACAGAAATTAGAATTCTAGGAGTACAATACAAAATCAACTGAGACCTACTTTACATTCAAAATGCATAGGCTCATATATAAAGtcatgtaatctaattttaaaatGCAATCCTAGGAGTCATGTATGCTTAAGATTCACCCTATAAATTCAAATCATTAGAATGAAAAATCGAATCGTACTAATCTAACTGGGAATTGTAAGATTATAACAACAGTGTTTTGtgcattatatatatacatatgtatACACACACACTCAGGGAAGAGGCTTTTCTTTTTTGGATTCTGGAAGCATGCACACGGTATGTTCTCAAAGATCTTAAGGTATTAATGCATTGGGTGAGCAAGGATTGCCCTTGTCACTTATAGACAATTGGCATAGGGGCATATTTTACATTCGGGTTTGAATTTGATCATTTTCTTAACATTGACCATTGCGTGATATCTTGAATTTGGTCTGGCAAAAGAATACTATTACCGTCTTTTGTCAATGATTGAGAGAAGCCTTGTCAAAGATTGGCATAcattgaaaatttagttcgagTAGTTTAGGGTAATTTACGTTATTTACTCTTGTAATTATGATAATGCAAGTAATGCTCTATCGCTGTTTAGTTATTCTGCATAATGATTTCAGTTGCATTGTATAAATTTGTCAGCTCAGTTTCCTATTTAACCTAGTTCATAAGTTGACTTTTCTTAATCATATTTTGTTACAGTTGAGGATGCGCTTGCTCATCCCTACCTAACGTCACTTCACGATATCAGCGATGAGCCAGTGTGCATGACTCCCTTCAGCTTTGATTTTGAGCAGCATGCGTTAACCGAAGAACAGATGAAGGAGCTGATTTATAGGGAGGCTCTTGCATTTAACCCTGAGTATCAGCAGCAATAATAAAAACTCACTAATTATATCATCCTATTCATTGTGGATTTTAATCATCAGTGTGGTTTCTGTTGCACGGTTTTCAGTGATTTTATTTCTTCATGTATATATATGTTCCACCAAAACTGGGTGGGTTGGTTCTTGAATTGAAATATTTGATTATGGGCCGACCTTTCGAACTAGGACTGTTGGA
The Manihot esculenta cultivar AM560-2 chromosome 1, M.esculenta_v8, whole genome shotgun sequence genome window above contains:
- the LOC110624595 gene encoding mitogen-activated protein kinase homolog MMK1 isoform X1 → MDGGRPGQPADTDMEDAAAAAAPPPSDPHQQQQQVSPSGGIENIPATLSHGGRFIQYNIFGNIFEVTAKYKPPIMPIGKGAYGIVCSALNSETGEHVAIKKIANAFDNKIDAKRTLREIKLLRHMDHENVVAIRDIIPPPRRESFNDVYIAYELMDTDLHQIIRSNQALSEEHCQYFLYQILRGLKYIHSANVLHRDLKPSNLLLNANCDLKICDFGLARVTSETDFMTEYVVTRWYRAPELLLNSSDYTAAIDVWSVGCIFMELMDRKPLFPGRDHVHQLRLLMELIGTPSEAELEFLNENAKRYIRQLPPQHRQSFTEKFPSVHPAAIDLVEKMLTFDPRLRITVEDALAHPYLTSLHDISDEPVCMTPFSFDFEQHALTEEQMKELIYREALAFNPEYQQQ
- the LOC110624595 gene encoding mitogen-activated protein kinase homolog NTF4 isoform X2, with translation MDGGRPGQPADTDMEDAAAAAAPPPSDPHQQQQQVSPSGGIENIPATLSHGGRFIQYNIFGNIFEVTAKYKPPIMPIGKGAYGIVCSALNSETGEHVAIKKIANAFDNKIDAKRTLREIKLLRHMDHENYFLYQILRGLKYIHSANVLHRDLKPSNLLLNANCDLKICDFGLARVTSETDFMTEYVVTRWYRAPELLLNSSDYTAAIDVWSVGCIFMELMDRKPLFPGRDHVHQLRLLMELIGTPSEAELEFLNENAKRYIRQLPPQHRQSFTEKFPSVHPAAIDLVEKMLTFDPRLRITVEDALAHPYLTSLHDISDEPVCMTPFSFDFEQHALTEEQMKELIYREALAFNPEYQQQ